A window of Nitratireductor kimnyeongensis genomic DNA:
AAAGCATCGAAGGGCTCGCCCGAAAGGGACAAAACAAAAGGCTCTCGGGAGTAAAAACAGGGATCTTGAATTATGGCACGTTACGATGTTCAGGAAGCAGGCTTCGGTACGGCTGGTTCGTCCACTCAGGCCGACGTGCTGTTTCAACTTGGAATGATGTATGCGACCGGTCGCGATTGCGATGTCGATCTTGTGGCCGCGCACAAATGGTTCAACATTGCAGCCATCAAGGGGTCTGAACGTGCGGCTGAGCTGCGCTCGGAACTGGCGGCCGGCATGTCCAAGCCGGAGCTGGCAAAAGCGCTGCGCGATGCCCGCGAATGGATGACGATGCACTGATGCGGTGGGGGGCGGACCGTTCAGGGCCCGGCCTGAAATCGGCCGGGTCCTGAGCGCAAGGCATCATCACCACACGCTATTCCGCTTCCTGAAAGCGGACGAGCATGGCTCCATCGTTGACCTGTGCACCCTCAGCCGCGATTTCGGCGACGATACCATCATGCGGTGCGGCAATGGTATGCTCCATCTTCATGGCTTCAAGCACCAGGAGTGGCTGGCCTTTTCTCACCGCATCGTTCACCGCGGCACGGACCAGCTTCACCAGACCGGGCATTGGTGCTCTTAGTCTATCACCAGCCCCGCTTTCCTCAGCGGATTGAAGACGGTCCGGCACTCTCAATGTAACCGCATCAGCACCCTCAAAGACTGTTACATGACCGGGCCAGGAGGCAATGCGGATCGGATCGTCGCGCCGCACGATGATGGGCTGGTCTGATGGATCATTGCCAAGGCGAATGGCCAGGGCCCCATCTGCCTGAGCCGAAACGCGCGCTTCCAGAAGTTGCTCATCATGCACCACAGTCCGCTTGTGAACGAGCGAGCTGAAATGGCCATATCCCGCGATAGCCGAGAATGGATCGTTCGGCCGATCAGAGGGCTCGGCCATGGACGTTGCTGCAATGGCTGCTGCCAAATGTCTTTCCTGTAGAGGTGCGGTTTTGGTCAGCACATCTTGTTTGCGACCGATCAATCCCGTTTCCAGGCGACCGGCATAAAAATCATCGTCACGCAACAGACGCGCCAGAAAACCGAGATTGACGGTGGAGCCGGCAATTTCGGTTTGTTCGAGCGCGGTCGCCAGTCCGTCAACAGCGCCCGCCCGGGTCGGGGCATGGACGATCAGCTTCGCAATCATCGGATCGTAGAAGGGAGTTATGGCATCTTTCTCCGCAACACCGGCATCTACGCGCAGCGTTGCGGTGTCGAGCCTGTCGGGAAAATGCAAATGGTGCAACGTTCCCGTGGCCGGAAGAAAATCCCGTGTCGCATCCTCCGCGTAAAGACGCGCTTCGACCGCGTGGCCGGCGAGGGTGATCTCTTCCTGGGTGCGGGGCAGGGGCTCGCCTGCAGCCACCCGCAGCTGCCACTCGACCAGGTCCACGCCTGTGACCATCTCCGTCACCGGGTGCTCCACTTGCAACCGCGTGTTCATTTCCATGAACCAGAAGCGATCCGGTCGCAGCCCGTCCGAAGCGTCGACAATGAACTCGATCGTGCCGGCGCCGCTATAGGAAATGGCCTTGGCCGCCTTCACGGCCGCTTCCGTCATGGCTATACGCGTTTCCTCGTTCATCCCAGGCGCAGGTGCCTCCTCGATCACCTTTTGATGCCGGCGCTGGGCTGAGCAATCGCGTTCGAAGAGGTGGACAGCATGACCGTGCTTGTCCCCGAAAACCTGCACCTCGATATGCCGGGGGGACTGGATGTATTTCTCGACCAGCATGCGCTCGTCGCCGAACGCTGCCTTTGCTTCGCGTTGAGCGGCCGCCAGCGCGTCGGGAAACGCATCGGGGTCGGAAACCAGACGCATGCCCTTGCCTCCGCCGCCCGCGCGCGCCTTGATCAAAACCGGATAGCCGATTTCATTGGCCTTGGAGGCAAGGGCGACAAGCGCCTGAGTGTCGCCATGATAGCCGGGCACCACCGGCACTCCGGCTTTCTCCATCAGCCTTTTTGCGGCATCTTTCAGTCCCATTGCGCGAATGGCTTGAGATGACGGACCGACAAATGTCAGCCCAGCTGCCTCCACCTTCTCCACGAAGTCCGGATTTTCCGATAGAAAACCGTAGCCTGGATGGATGGCCTGCGCGCCGGTTTCACGAGCGGCGGCAATGATTTTCTCACCATTGAGATAGCTTTCGGTAGCCGGAGCAGCACCGATGCATATCGCCTGATCAGCGACACGCACATGCAGTGCCCCCCTGTCCGCGTCCGAATAGACAGCCACCGTAGCGATCCCCAGACGTCGTGCGGTCCTGATGACCCGGACGGCAATTTCTCCACGATTGGCAATGAGAATCTTGTCGAACATGCAGAGCGCTCCTCCTACAATTTGAGGGTACCATAAATCGTTGAACTCGGTTTGTGGCGGAAAATTCTGCTGGAAAGCGCGTAGTCTACCGAGGCCCACATTGCCTGCGCCTCGCAGGAGCTTTTCTGGTTTCATATCAAAGTGCTCAAGTGTATCACACGCAGAAATGTGTAAGCCATACAGTATTGATGGTACCAAAAATCGGTAATAATACCCAAAACAACTGCGCAAACGCCCCCCGGATAAAATATGTTTGTTTGGAAATACCGGGATGCCGCTGGGCCCGAAGGGCTGGAAAATGCCTTGCGCGGTGACGACGATCGGCCTTCCGGCACAAGAACCAATGCAGTGTGCAGCATGTTGGGTTTGGCTGGTCCAGGGCGCTCCTCAAAACAGCCGGTTAGCGTTCGTCGCATTTTGATTTTGAAACTCTGTACGCGCGTCTGAGCTGCTCGGGTGGCGAAGCGTTGTGACGCTGAGAAAGCGTGAGTTTTCGGCACACGAGTAGCGAAAAATCTCAGTCTAAAAAGCGGATCGGTGGGTTGTGTCCGCCGCGAACCGTAGCGGCCGCGCGCTGGTCCGCGAGCCGGGGACGTTCGGAGGCGTGAAGCGGAGCAATTCGCTGAATTTGTCAGCAGATAACAGATGGAAATTCCATGATGAAATATTCACCATCCCGCTTTCTGTTCGCCAGTAGTCTTGTGTCGATTTCGACTACTCTGCAAATCGGACCGCTCTTCGCGGCAGACATGCAGGGGACGGAACCTATACCTGAACCGCCAATATACTCTTCCTCACCTCTGCGACAGAACGCCCGCATTGTGGGAGGAGCTCCCGTGGCGGGGACGGTTGGTGGACCCCCTGTGGTCGTTCCAGGAGACGCCACCCCCATATACAAGGGCGACGACCTGCCTCCGCTGATTGATCTCGAAGGCAATTGTGGCGGCGCTCCCTGTCCCGCTGCAATGCGCGGGAAGATGTTGGACAACAGCTCGGTTGGCCGGTTACGGATCGGCGAAAACACAGAACGCGCTGAGCCAAGCGATCGATCAGCCGTTCCGTTTGTGATCTCCGTCGATGGACAGGTTGTCGACGAGAGCGGACACATCACAAATGAAGGCATGTTTGGCGTCTCGCCCGATGCCCGTCCCGTAGACAAACAGCGCAAGACCGACCTCGATCTCAATTCCGTGGATATTCAGATCAAGTTCGACGGGCTTGACACCGAGCCATTGCTCAATGTGTCGACCGTGCCCGTACAACGCATTTTCCGCGAAGGAGAACCGGTTCGATTCTATGCCACTTCCAATTATCCCGCGTTCATCAGCCGAGCGGAAATTCGCATTTTCGAGAGCAATGTTGCCTGGAACAACCGACCTTTGGCAGTCGTCCCCATCAATGTAAATGGCGAGGCTGGCTGGGTCATGCCTGAACGAAGCGGACGCGAGTTTCATTATGTGCTGCGTGTCTACGATACCAAGGGCCGTTTCGACGAAACGGTGCCTATGGGTATCGCCAGCACGCGCGGTGAATTTTTATCCGATTCTGGATATGGTGTGGCTCCCGGCAACGCGGAAGACAGAACTGCTTTTCGGAACATACCAGTCTATGGCGGCGCCATAACGGTTTATGGAAAGAACGTTCCTGAAGGATACGGGATCGTTGCTTTCGACGAACTTGTCCCGCTGGACCCCGACGGGAAATTTGTCACCCAGCGCATTCTGCCTCCAGGGCAACACGTTGTCGATGTTGCTGTTGATGGAGGGTCAAAGTCGGGCGGCCTCTATTTCAGTCGGGACGTGAACATTCCGACCAATGACTGGTTCTATGTTGCTCTTGCAGATTTCACGGTTGGAAAACGAACTGGCGACAGCGGCATCGAGGAAGTGCGGACCGGTGAATTCGACAAGGTGTGGAATTCCGGCCGCTTGGCATTCTATCTCCGCGGTAAAATCAAGGGCAAATTCCTGCTGACGGCGGCCGCTGACACGGGCGAGAACGAGATCAAGAATCTTTTCCGGGATCTCGATGCGAGAGACCCCAGGGAACTTCTCCGCCGCATTGACCCTGACAAATATTACCCCGTCTACGGCGACGATTCCACCTCGGTTGAGGATGCGCCGACCAACGGGAAATTCTACGTGCGCCTGGCACGGGGTG
This region includes:
- a CDS encoding acetyl/propionyl/methylcrotonyl-CoA carboxylase subunit alpha is translated as MFDKILIANRGEIAVRVIRTARRLGIATVAVYSDADRGALHVRVADQAICIGAAPATESYLNGEKIIAAARETGAQAIHPGYGFLSENPDFVEKVEAAGLTFVGPSSQAIRAMGLKDAAKRLMEKAGVPVVPGYHGDTQALVALASKANEIGYPVLIKARAGGGGKGMRLVSDPDAFPDALAAAQREAKAAFGDERMLVEKYIQSPRHIEVQVFGDKHGHAVHLFERDCSAQRRHQKVIEEAPAPGMNEETRIAMTEAAVKAAKAISYSGAGTIEFIVDASDGLRPDRFWFMEMNTRLQVEHPVTEMVTGVDLVEWQLRVAAGEPLPRTQEEITLAGHAVEARLYAEDATRDFLPATGTLHHLHFPDRLDTATLRVDAGVAEKDAITPFYDPMIAKLIVHAPTRAGAVDGLATALEQTEIAGSTVNLGFLARLLRDDDFYAGRLETGLIGRKQDVLTKTAPLQERHLAAAIAATSMAEPSDRPNDPFSAIAGYGHFSSLVHKRTVVHDEQLLEARVSAQADGALAIRLGNDPSDQPIIVRRDDPIRIASWPGHVTVFEGADAVTLRVPDRLQSAEESGAGDRLRAPMPGLVKLVRAAVNDAVRKGQPLLVLEAMKMEHTIAAPHDGIVAEIAAEGAQVNDGAMLVRFQEAE
- a CDS encoding SEL1-like repeat protein, with translation MARYDVQEAGFGTAGSSTQADVLFQLGMMYATGRDCDVDLVAAHKWFNIAAIKGSERAAELRSELAAGMSKPELAKALRDAREWMTMH